A genomic stretch from Phycisphaerae bacterium includes:
- a CDS encoding prepilin-type N-terminal cleavage/methylation domain-containing protein codes for MMSSLLRFRAARAFTLIEVLVVVAIIALLLAILIPSLNRVRAQGRTIKCQTNERQFGVAANVFVAEHRSRILRAFGTYNVPVGANLYNWVNHVARLMGDKRARDGAYITELVEKYEVFQCPERTITHPDDRFLDYAINGLDHRGPLTRAGIPDPVGGMWIEVEGVSRIDLWKQPSRVIYIMDGASELENPDLAAARRSHEPTAFDVWHAGHLPVYGEDRIGERARPRSALQMHPRGSSAVFVDGHVEQVRPPARPAGVKDPADYICQWYMKKFGVERASTEQPVIKAIMGAPYGSGWESWYYRISVGDPFYRP; via the coding sequence ATGATGAGTTCGCTTTTGCGTTTTCGTGCGGCCCGAGCTTTCACCCTGATTGAAGTCCTGGTCGTGGTCGCCATCATTGCCCTGCTCCTGGCTATTCTCATTCCTTCGCTGAACCGGGTCAGGGCCCAGGGTCGCACGATCAAGTGCCAGACCAATGAGCGACAGTTTGGCGTGGCGGCCAACGTGTTTGTGGCCGAACACAGAAGCCGTATTCTACGGGCCTTCGGCACCTACAACGTGCCGGTGGGGGCGAACCTATACAACTGGGTGAATCACGTTGCGCGTCTGATGGGTGACAAGCGGGCCCGGGACGGCGCCTACATCACTGAACTGGTGGAGAAGTACGAGGTTTTTCAGTGTCCCGAGCGTACCATCACGCACCCTGATGATCGGTTCCTGGATTATGCGATCAACGGTCTGGATCACCGCGGTCCGCTGACGCGTGCCGGAATACCGGATCCCGTGGGGGGGATGTGGATAGAAGTAGAGGGTGTTTCCAGGATCGATCTATGGAAACAGCCGTCGCGCGTGATTTACATCATGGACGGGGCATCGGAACTGGAGAACCCGGACCTAGCCGCGGCCCGCAGGAGCCATGAACCCACAGCGTTTGACGTCTGGCATGCGGGGCATCTTCCGGTTTACGGGGAAGACCGGATCGGGGAGCGGGCGAGACCGAGATCGGCATTGCAGATGCACCCGCGCGGCTCGAGTGCGGTGTTTGTGGACGGTCATGTTGAGCAGGTCCGGCCGCCCGCCCGACCGGCGGGGGTGAAGGACCCCGCGGACTATATTTGCCAGTGGTACATGAAGAAGTTCGGCGTCGAGCGTGCGTCTACGGAACAGCCGGTCATCAAGGCGATCATGGGCGCCCCTTACGGGTCGGGTTGGGAATCGTGGTACTACCGGATCAGCGTGGGCGACCCATTTTACAGGCCATGA
- a CDS encoding neutral/alkaline non-lysosomal ceramidase N-terminal domain-containing protein: protein MRRGLVQLVLVAAFAASVGQALAEGWKAGTAKANITPRQPIWLAGYASRKHPAEGTLHPLWAKALAIEDGSGRRAVIVTADVCAFSKVMYEAMYAQIQRRYGLERSQVAITCTHTHTGPVVRESLMACYPLDEKQAALIDTYSHEIEGTIVQAVGEALDRRVPAALWAGEGTAAFAVNRRNNREAEVPRLLEQGAVLKGPVDHSLPVLAVRGEDGQLRAVLFGYACHGTVLDSYQWSGDYPGFAQLALEKNHPEAMVMFWAGCGADQNPLPRRSVALCEKYGGMLAAGVEDVLGHAMRAVRPTLRTAFEFVTLDYERNPTVAELEAMVKKEGLFGRWAKEMLGQVRAGKSFAKGYSYPVEAWRLGGEQLWVMLGGEVVVDYALRFKGTYGKGTWVTAYANDTMGYIPSRRVWEEGGYEATSLEEYGHPATRWAKDVEDRVAAGVNRVVEAVGR from the coding sequence ATGCGACGAGGTTTGGTACAGCTTGTATTGGTTGCCGCGTTCGCCGCCAGCGTTGGGCAAGCCCTGGCCGAGGGCTGGAAGGCTGGCACGGCGAAGGCCAACATTACGCCGCGGCAACCGATATGGCTGGCTGGCTACGCCAGCCGCAAGCACCCGGCTGAGGGGACGTTGCACCCCCTATGGGCGAAGGCTCTGGCGATCGAGGATGGCTCGGGGCGGCGTGCGGTCATTGTGACGGCGGACGTTTGCGCGTTCTCCAAGGTCATGTACGAGGCCATGTACGCGCAGATCCAGCGGCGTTACGGTCTCGAACGATCTCAGGTTGCCATCACCTGCACGCACACGCACACGGGCCCGGTGGTTCGCGAATCGCTCATGGCCTGCTACCCCCTAGATGAGAAGCAGGCGGCCCTGATCGACACGTACTCCCACGAGATTGAAGGCACGATCGTTCAGGCGGTCGGTGAGGCTCTGGATCGCAGGGTGCCGGCGGCTCTCTGGGCCGGCGAGGGCACCGCGGCTTTTGCGGTGAACCGCCGCAACAATCGCGAGGCGGAGGTGCCGAGGCTGCTGGAGCAGGGTGCGGTTCTGAAGGGTCCGGTCGATCACAGCCTGCCCGTGCTGGCGGTCCGTGGCGAGGACGGCCAGTTGCGGGCGGTTCTGTTCGGTTACGCCTGCCACGGCACGGTACTCGATTCGTATCAGTGGTCTGGCGACTATCCTGGCTTTGCCCAGCTTGCCCTGGAGAAGAACCATCCGGAGGCCATGGTGATGTTCTGGGCGGGCTGCGGGGCCGACCAGAATCCGTTGCCTCGGCGGTCGGTCGCGTTGTGTGAGAAGTACGGCGGTATGCTTGCCGCCGGCGTGGAGGACGTCCTTGGCCATGCGATGCGGGCGGTTCGTCCCACTCTGCGGACCGCCTTCGAGTTCGTGACGCTGGATTACGAGAGGAACCCCACTGTGGCGGAGCTGGAGGCCATGGTCAAGAAGGAGGGGCTCTTCGGCCGTTGGGCGAAGGAGATGCTTGGGCAGGTCCGGGCGGGCAAGTCGTTTGCGAAGGGGTATTCGTATCCTGTCGAGGCGTGGCGGCTCGGCGGGGAGCAGTTGTGGGTCATGCTCGGCGGCGAGGTTGTGGTGGATTACGCGCTCCGATTCAAGGGTACGTACGGGAAGGGCACCTGGGTCACGGCATACGCGAACGACACCATGGGATACATCCCCTCGCGGCGGGTCTGGGAGGAGGGAGGCTATGAGGCCACCAGCCTGGAGGAGTACGGGCACCCCGCCACCCGCTGGGCGAAGGATGTGGAGGACCGGGTAGCGGCCGGCGTGAATCGGGTCGTTGAAGCGGTCGGCAGGTGA